One Halanaerobium hydrogeniformans genomic window, AAAATCCCTAGCTTTTCATCAAATGGCACCAGACCTCAAAGAGATATATAAATTATACTACGATAATTATACCAGAAAAACTAAAGAATTCATAGAGCTTTTAGAACTGGTAAGTGAGAAAGGTCTGGATGAAATTAAGGGTGCTATAGAAACTCTTTCTAAAAACAAAAAGTCAATGGTAACAACTGCTAATATCAAAGTGTTAGTTCAAAAGGAGAATACTCCTGATTTTACAATTTCCAGTGAAATAAATGAGAATTCTCTGGAACTATTAAAAAAATGGGATACTATGTTTAGTCTCCAAAATCATCAGGAGGTGATCCAGTAATGAATAAAGAAATAATACTGGAAACTAAAAATTACATCAAAGAACTAAAGATTGCTGGTATTAGAAACGACTTAAATCAAAAACTGGCTGAAGCTTATCGCAACAATACACCTTACGAAGAACTATTAAGAGATCTATTTCGAGATGCATATGATATGCGTAAAGAAAATGGCCGTAAAAATAGGATTAAAAATGCTAAATTCCCATACAAAAAATATTTGGATACCCTAATTGTAGACTATCTACCTGAGAGTGCTCAAGCTAAGTTTAAAGAGTTAAAGTCGCTTAAATTTATTGAAGAAAATAGAAACATAATTTTCTCAGGAAATCCTGGGACTGGAAAAAGTCATTTGTCTATAGGCCTTGGTATCAAGGCCTGTAACGAGGGCTATAAAGTCTTCTTTGCCACAGTACCACAGTTTATCAACCAATTGAAAGAAACCCAGAGCGAAAGAAGATTAACTAATTTTGAATCTAAATTCCAAAAATATGACTTAATAATTTTAGATGAATTGGGCTACATCTCTTTTGACCAGAAAGGAAGCGAACTTTTATTCTCCTTTCTTTCACTAAGAGCAGAACGCAAATCTACTATCATAACTTCCAATCTCTCATTTGAGAGGTGGAATGAGGTGTTTAATGAT contains:
- the istB gene encoding IS21-like element helper ATPase IstB, with the protein product MNKEIILETKNYIKELKIAGIRNDLNQKLAEAYRNNTPYEELLRDLFRDAYDMRKENGRKNRIKNAKFPYKKYLDTLIVDYLPESAQAKFKELKSLKFIEENRNIIFSGNPGTGKSHLSIGLGIKACNEGYKVFFATVPQFINQLKETQSERRLTNFESKFQKYDLIILDELGYISFDQKGSELLFSFLSLRAERKSTIITSNLSFERWNEVFNDPALTAAMVDRLTHKSYVINMNGNSYRMKETEEWLGQ